In a single window of the Prochlorococcus marinus CUG1415 genome:
- the rpsT gene encoding 30S ribosomal protein S20, with the protein MANTKSAKKRIQIAERNRLINKSYKSTVRTLTKKTLDNCEKYKKDPNEDNKNLVITSLNKAFSLIDKAVKKNVLHKNNGANRKSKINNFVKNTLTTK; encoded by the coding sequence GTGGCAAATACCAAATCAGCAAAAAAGAGAATACAAATTGCAGAAAGAAATCGTTTAATTAATAAGTCATATAAATCTACAGTAAGAACTTTGACTAAAAAAACTCTAGATAATTGTGAAAAATATAAAAAAGACCCTAATGAGGATAATAAAAACTTAGTAATAACAAGTCTTAATAAAGCCTTTAGTTTAATTGATAAAGCAGTCAAAAAAAATGTTCTTCACAAGAATAACGGGGCTAATAGAAAATCAAAAATTAACAATTTTGTAAAAAATACTCTTACTACAAAGTAA
- the rpoB gene encoding DNA-directed RNA polymerase subunit beta, with product MSSSALQVAKTATYLPDLVEVQRASFKWFLEKGLIEELQNFSPISDYTGKLELHFIGEEYRLKRPRHDVEEAKRRDATFASQMYVTCRLINKETGEIKEQEVFIGELPLMTERGTFIINGAERVIVNQIVRSPGVYFKDEQDKNGRRTYNASVIPNRGAWLKFETDKNNLLYVRVDKTRKINAHVLMRAMGMSDNDVIDKLRHPEFYQNSIDSANDEGINSEDQALLELYKKLRPGEPPSVSGGQQLLHSRFFDPKRYDLGRVGRYKINKKLRLTVPDEIRTLTHEDVLSTIDYLINLELDIGGASLDDIDHLGNRRVRSVGELLQNQVRVGLNRLERIIKERMTVGETDSLTPAQLVNPKPLVAAIKEFFGSSQLSQFMDQTNPLAELTHKRRISALGPGGLTRERAGFAVRDIHPSHYGRLCPIETPEGPNAGLINSLATHARVNEYGFIETPFWEVKNGKVNKEGNPVYLSADLEDECRVAPGDVATDKDGNILANLIPVRYRQDFEKVPPHQVDFVQLSPVQVISVATSLIPFLEHDDANRALMGSNMQRQAVPLLRPERPLVGTGLESQVARDSGMVPITKVNGTISYVDANEIVVKDEDGNEHFHYLQKYQRSNQDTCLNQRPIVKIGDQVISGQVLADGSACEGGEIALGQNVLIAYMPWEGYNYEDAILVSERMVTDDLYTSVHIEKYEIEARQTKLGPEEITREIPNISEDSLNNLDEMGIIRTGAFVESGDILVGKVTPKGESDQPPEEKLLRAIFGEKARDVRDNSLRVPKTEKGRVLDVRIYTREQGDELPPGANMVVRVYVAQRRKIQVGDKMAGRHGNKGIISRILPREDMPYLPDGTPVDIVLNPLGVPSRMNVGQVFELLMGWAASNLNCRVKVVPFDEMYGAEKSHQTVQAFLEEASKQPGKSWVYNPDDPGKLLLKDGRTGEPFDQPVAVGYSHFLKLVHLVDDKIHARSTGPYSLVTQQPLGGKAQQGGQRLGEMEVWALEAYGAAYTLQELLTVKSDDMQGRNEALNAIVKGKPIPRPGTPESFKVLMRELQSLGLDIGVYTDEGKEVDLMQDINPRRNTPSRPTYESLGTSEYEED from the coding sequence ATGAGCAGTAGCGCTTTACAGGTAGCAAAAACAGCTACTTATCTACCAGATTTAGTTGAAGTACAAAGAGCAAGCTTTAAATGGTTTTTGGAAAAGGGTTTAATAGAGGAATTACAAAACTTTTCTCCCATTTCTGATTACACAGGTAAATTAGAATTGCATTTTATTGGTGAAGAGTACAGGTTAAAAAGACCTAGGCATGATGTTGAGGAAGCAAAAAGAAGAGATGCAACATTTGCCTCTCAAATGTATGTAACTTGCAGATTAATTAATAAAGAGACAGGCGAAATTAAAGAACAAGAAGTATTTATCGGAGAATTGCCATTAATGACTGAAAGAGGAACTTTCATCATTAATGGTGCGGAAAGAGTAATTGTTAATCAAATTGTTCGAAGTCCAGGAGTATATTTCAAAGATGAACAGGATAAAAATGGCCGAAGAACTTACAACGCAAGCGTTATCCCGAATAGAGGTGCATGGTTAAAATTCGAGACTGATAAAAATAATTTACTTTATGTAAGAGTTGATAAAACTAGAAAAATTAATGCTCATGTTCTCATGAGAGCGATGGGAATGTCTGATAATGATGTCATCGATAAACTTAGGCATCCTGAGTTTTATCAAAATTCAATTGACTCTGCCAATGACGAAGGTATAAATTCAGAAGATCAGGCCTTACTAGAGCTTTATAAAAAGCTACGTCCTGGTGAACCTCCCTCTGTCTCTGGTGGACAACAGCTATTACACAGTAGATTTTTTGATCCTAAAAGATACGATTTAGGCCGAGTAGGAAGATATAAAATAAATAAAAAATTGAGGCTTACCGTACCAGATGAAATCAGAACACTAACCCATGAAGATGTACTCTCTACAATAGATTATCTAATTAACCTAGAGTTAGATATTGGTGGTGCCAGCTTGGATGATATTGACCACCTTGGCAATCGAAGAGTTAGATCTGTAGGAGAACTGCTTCAGAACCAAGTAAGGGTTGGACTTAACCGTTTAGAGAGAATTATTAAGGAAAGAATGACTGTTGGGGAAACAGATTCTCTTACTCCTGCTCAATTAGTCAATCCTAAACCTTTGGTTGCGGCTATAAAGGAGTTCTTTGGTTCTAGTCAATTAAGTCAATTTATGGATCAAACTAATCCTCTGGCTGAATTAACACATAAGAGAAGAATCTCAGCCTTAGGTCCTGGAGGTTTAACACGAGAAAGAGCAGGCTTTGCAGTTAGAGATATTCATCCTTCACATTATGGAAGATTATGTCCTATAGAAACTCCTGAAGGCCCTAATGCTGGACTGATCAACTCTTTAGCTACCCACGCAAGAGTAAATGAGTACGGGTTTATTGAAACCCCTTTTTGGGAAGTTAAAAACGGTAAAGTTAATAAAGAAGGTAATCCTGTTTATCTTTCTGCTGATTTAGAAGATGAGTGCAGGGTTGCTCCAGGAGATGTAGCAACTGACAAGGATGGGAATATACTTGCAAATCTAATACCAGTTAGATACAGACAAGATTTTGAAAAAGTACCTCCTCATCAAGTTGATTTTGTTCAGCTTTCCCCCGTTCAAGTCATTTCAGTTGCGACTTCACTAATTCCTTTCTTGGAACATGATGATGCAAATAGAGCTTTGATGGGATCTAATATGCAACGTCAGGCCGTTCCATTGCTTAGACCAGAACGTCCTTTGGTCGGAACAGGTTTAGAATCTCAAGTTGCTAGAGATTCGGGGATGGTTCCCATCACAAAAGTTAATGGAACGATATCTTATGTAGATGCTAATGAGATTGTTGTTAAAGATGAGGATGGTAATGAACATTTTCATTATCTTCAAAAATATCAACGATCAAATCAAGATACCTGCCTAAACCAAAGACCTATAGTAAAAATTGGAGATCAAGTTATATCTGGACAAGTTTTAGCAGATGGTTCGGCATGTGAAGGAGGGGAAATAGCACTAGGTCAGAATGTCTTAATTGCATATATGCCATGGGAGGGTTATAACTATGAAGATGCAATCCTTGTAAGCGAGAGGATGGTGACTGATGATTTATATACATCAGTACATATTGAAAAATATGAAATTGAGGCAAGACAAACAAAGTTAGGACCTGAAGAAATCACAAGAGAGATTCCTAACATTTCTGAAGACAGCTTGAATAATCTTGATGAAATGGGGATTATTAGGACTGGTGCTTTTGTGGAGAGTGGAGATATTCTTGTAGGAAAAGTTACACCAAAAGGGGAATCGGATCAACCACCTGAAGAAAAACTTTTGAGAGCTATTTTTGGTGAAAAGGCTCGAGATGTTAGAGACAACTCACTGAGGGTTCCTAAGACTGAAAAGGGAAGGGTTTTAGATGTTCGCATTTACACTAGAGAACAAGGTGATGAGTTACCTCCAGGAGCTAATATGGTTGTTAGAGTTTATGTGGCCCAGAGAAGGAAAATACAAGTAGGCGACAAAATGGCTGGAAGGCATGGCAATAAAGGGATAATTAGCAGGATTTTACCCAGAGAAGATATGCCTTATTTACCTGACGGAACCCCTGTAGACATAGTTCTTAATCCTCTTGGAGTTCCAAGTAGGATGAATGTAGGTCAAGTTTTTGAATTATTGATGGGCTGGGCAGCTTCTAACTTAAATTGCAGGGTTAAAGTTGTCCCATTTGATGAAATGTACGGTGCTGAAAAATCGCATCAGACTGTTCAGGCATTTTTAGAGGAGGCTTCAAAACAGCCAGGTAAATCATGGGTTTACAATCCTGATGATCCTGGAAAGTTATTACTCAAAGATGGTAGAACAGGGGAACCCTTTGATCAGCCAGTTGCCGTTGGATACTCTCACTTCCTTAAGTTAGTACATTTGGTGGATGATAAAATTCATGCCAGATCTACTGGTCCATACTCTTTAGTGACACAGCAACCATTGGGTGGTAAAGCTCAGCAAGGTGGACAAAGGCTTGGAGAAATGGAAGTATGGGCTCTTGAAGCTTATGGAGCAGCCTATACTCTGCAAGAACTTTTAACAGTTAAATCTGATGATATGCAAGGAAGGAATGAAGCTCTAAATGCAATTGTAAAAGGTAAACCAATCCCTAGGCCTGGTACTCCTGAGTCATTCAAAGTACTTATGAGAGAATTACAGTCATTAGGACTAGATATTGGGGTATATACAGATGAAGGAAAAGAGGTGGATTTAATGCAAGATATAAATCCGAGAAGGAATACTCCGTCTAGGCCGACTTACGAATCACTAGGAACCTCTGAATATGAGGAAGATTAA
- a CDS encoding DNA-directed RNA polymerase subunit gamma — MTNSNLRTENHFDYVKISIASPQRIMDWGQRTLPNGQVVGEVTKPETINYRTLKPEMDGLFCEKIFGPSKDWECHCGKYKRVRHRGIVCERCGVEVTESRVRRHRMGYIKLAAPVSHVWYLKGIPSYVAILLDIPLRDVEQIVYFNCYVVLDPGDHKELKYKQLLTEDEWLEIEDEIYAEDSTIENEPFVGIGAEALKQLLEDLDLTQVAEELREEITNSKGQKRAKLIKRIRVIDNFIATNAKPEWMVLDAIPVIPPDLRPMVQLDGGRFATSDLNDLYRRVINRNNRLARLQEILAPEIIVRNEKRMLQEAVDALIDNGRRGRTVVGANNRALKSLSDIIEGKQGRFRQNLLGKRVDYSGRSVIVVGPKLKMHQCGLPKEMAIELFQPFVIHRLIRQNIVNNIKAAKKLIQKADDEVMQVLQEVIEGHPILLNRAPTLHRLGIQAFEPKLVGGRAIQLHPLVCPAFNADFDGDQMAVHVPLALEAQTEARMLMLASNNILSPATGEPIVTPSQDMVLGSYYLTALQPNYQKPDFGDNKTTFASLEDVIFAFEDKRLSLHEWVWVRFNGEVEDEDEMSSPQKSKELEDGSRLEIWKLRRDRFDSQNNLISRFVLTTVGRVVMNYTIIDSVSQT; from the coding sequence ATGACAAACAGCAACTTAAGAACAGAAAATCACTTTGATTACGTAAAAATTTCAATAGCTTCTCCACAAAGAATCATGGATTGGGGACAGAGGACATTGCCAAATGGACAAGTGGTAGGTGAAGTTACGAAACCAGAGACTATAAACTACAGAACACTCAAACCAGAAATGGATGGTTTGTTTTGTGAAAAGATTTTTGGGCCCTCTAAAGATTGGGAATGCCATTGTGGTAAATATAAAAGAGTAAGACATCGAGGTATTGTTTGTGAGAGATGTGGTGTTGAAGTAACTGAAAGTAGGGTCAGAAGACATAGAATGGGATATATAAAACTTGCCGCGCCAGTTTCTCATGTTTGGTATTTGAAAGGAATTCCTAGTTATGTTGCAATTCTTTTGGATATTCCCCTTAGAGATGTAGAGCAAATAGTCTATTTTAATTGTTATGTTGTTTTAGACCCAGGTGATCATAAAGAACTCAAATATAAACAATTGCTCACTGAGGATGAATGGCTGGAAATTGAAGATGAGATCTATGCAGAAGACTCAACAATTGAAAATGAGCCTTTTGTTGGTATTGGTGCTGAGGCCCTGAAGCAATTACTTGAGGATCTTGATTTAACTCAGGTTGCTGAGGAGCTGCGAGAAGAAATTACAAATAGTAAGGGGCAGAAAAGAGCAAAACTTATAAAAAGGATAAGAGTTATTGATAATTTCATTGCAACTAATGCAAAGCCAGAATGGATGGTTTTAGACGCAATTCCCGTTATACCTCCTGACCTTAGACCTATGGTTCAGCTTGATGGGGGAAGATTCGCAACTTCTGATTTAAATGATCTTTACAGAAGAGTTATAAATAGAAACAATAGACTAGCTAGGCTCCAAGAAATTTTAGCTCCTGAAATTATAGTAAGAAATGAAAAAAGAATGCTTCAGGAGGCAGTTGATGCTCTTATAGATAATGGAAGGAGAGGACGGACTGTCGTTGGAGCAAACAATAGAGCTCTTAAATCCTTAAGTGACATCATTGAAGGAAAACAAGGAAGATTCAGACAGAATCTTCTCGGTAAGCGTGTTGACTATTCAGGAAGATCTGTAATAGTTGTGGGCCCCAAGTTAAAAATGCATCAGTGTGGTCTCCCAAAGGAAATGGCGATTGAGCTCTTCCAACCTTTTGTTATTCATAGATTAATACGCCAAAATATTGTGAATAATATTAAAGCTGCAAAAAAATTAATTCAAAAAGCTGATGATGAAGTTATGCAGGTACTTCAGGAAGTGATTGAAGGTCACCCAATTCTTTTAAATAGAGCACCTACACTTCATCGCTTAGGAATTCAAGCTTTTGAACCCAAATTGGTTGGGGGTAGAGCAATACAACTTCATCCTTTAGTTTGTCCAGCATTTAATGCTGACTTTGATGGAGATCAAATGGCAGTTCATGTGCCTTTAGCTTTAGAGGCACAAACGGAAGCTCGCATGCTCATGTTGGCTAGTAATAATATTCTTTCTCCCGCTACTGGTGAACCAATTGTTACTCCATCACAAGATATGGTTTTGGGATCTTATTATCTGACGGCTTTACAACCGAATTATCAAAAACCTGACTTTGGAGATAATAAGACTACTTTTGCTTCCCTAGAGGATGTTATTTTTGCGTTCGAAGATAAAAGACTCAGCTTACATGAATGGGTATGGGTCAGATTTAATGGAGAAGTTGAAGATGAAGACGAAATGAGTAGTCCACAAAAAAGTAAAGAGCTAGAAGATGGCTCAAGGTTAGAAATTTGGAAGTTAAGAAGAGACAGATTTGACTCTCAGAATAATTTAATAAGTCGATTTGTTTTGACAACTGTCGGGAGAGTAGTTATGAACTATACCATCATTGATTCTGTATCTCAAACGTAA
- a CDS encoding DNA-directed RNA polymerase subunit beta' — protein sequence MTSSKPKKTSRVRKTTKNSKKNNPIIMPALAKTPPSFKNKVVDKKVLKNLVSWAYKTHGTAITAAMADNLKDLGFKYATQAAVSISVDDLKVPEAKQDLIGQAEEQISATEECYRLGEITEVERHTKVIDTWTETNERLVDAVKNNFNQNDPLNSVWMMANSGARGNMSQVRQLVGMRGLMANPQGEIIDLPIRTNFREGLTVTEYVISSYGARKGLVDTALRTADSGYLTRRLVDVAQDVIVREEDCGTDRSIVVEAEDGKFGARLLGRLTAEDIVDSEENLIIPQNTAIDPALSGKIETASITKVKIRSPLTCEANRSVCRRCYGWALAHNHLVDLGEAVGIIAAQSIGEPGTQLTMRTFHTGGVSTAESGVVRSKISGRVEFSSKAKVRGYRTPHGVEAKQAEVDFILKIVPKGNNSNKSQKIEVSSGSLLFVDDGEEINSDITVAQITVGAVKKSVEKATKDVICDLAGQVMYDKVIQPKEVTDRQGNITLKAQRLGRLWVLAGDVYNLPPNARPVVSPGNSVEEGTVLAEASQSTEFGGQVRLRESIGDSREVQIVTTSMSLSNFKLIEESTHSGQIYNLESNDGISYRLNVSPGSKISNGEIIADLTDERFRTKTGGLIKYSPGLSVKKARSSKNGFEVSQGGTLLWIPQETHEINKDISLLMIEDMKWIEAGTEVVKDIFSQTSGIVTVTQKNDILREITVRNGTFHECDDEEVLNRFTEEGNLVNPGEKILDGIENKEILFVQKLETSKGSGLLLRTVEEFTIPDQAEIPQLNHVKQEKGPHLGLKAIQRLTYKDGELIKSVEGVELLRTHLSIESFDATPQMTIDVESIEDENDASINRLNLVILESILVRRDTISDSSHGSTHTELQVSNNQTVKAGDVIATTQILCKEQGLVQLPTVIDDEPIRRLIVEREQDKIQIKISNKAVVKVGDRVVDGDLITESEKSTSCGEIEEISSTSLTLRLGRPYMVSPDSVLHVKDGDLVLRGDGLALLVFERQKTGDIVQGLPRIEELLEARRPRDAAILCNKSGIVQIKKGNDEESVSLSVIEKDDLVNEYQLLIGKNIMVSDGQQVTGGEILTDGPINPHELLDCYFSDLKDQKPLLDAARESISKLQRSMVSEVQNVYKSQGVAIDDKHIEVIVRQMTSKVRIEDAGDTTLLPGELIELRQVEDTNQAMAITGGAPAEFTPVLLGITKASLNTDSFISAASFQETTRVLTEAAIEGKSDWLRGLKENVIIGRLIPAGTGFSGFVEELASEAGPHPDILAEESGGYRRAQNLRPDYTVDMPQTPAVSSTAILDDPSDEDLETTRNRHGIDPSSSNFAAFARPSAENQFSEDQLPDPAALEGLQEEGLLSDE from the coding sequence ATGACATCATCTAAACCTAAGAAAACTTCAAGAGTGCGTAAAACTACTAAAAACTCAAAAAAGAATAATCCAATTATAATGCCTGCTTTAGCTAAGACGCCGCCATCATTTAAGAATAAAGTTGTTGATAAGAAAGTCTTAAAAAATTTAGTTTCTTGGGCTTATAAAACTCATGGTACTGCGATAACTGCAGCCATGGCTGATAATTTAAAGGACTTAGGATTTAAATATGCTACCCAAGCTGCTGTTTCTATTTCAGTAGATGACTTGAAAGTTCCTGAAGCTAAACAAGATTTGATAGGGCAAGCTGAAGAGCAAATTTCTGCTACAGAAGAATGTTATAGACTTGGTGAAATTACCGAAGTTGAGAGACACACAAAAGTTATTGATACCTGGACTGAAACTAATGAAAGATTAGTAGATGCTGTTAAAAATAATTTCAATCAAAATGATCCTTTAAATTCTGTTTGGATGATGGCTAATTCAGGAGCAAGGGGAAATATGTCTCAGGTAAGACAGCTTGTTGGTATGAGAGGTTTGATGGCTAATCCTCAAGGAGAAATTATTGACTTGCCAATAAGAACAAACTTTAGAGAAGGTCTTACTGTTACTGAATATGTAATTTCTTCTTATGGAGCAAGAAAAGGTTTGGTGGATACTGCCTTAAGAACTGCGGATTCTGGTTATTTGACTCGAAGATTAGTTGATGTAGCTCAAGATGTAATTGTTAGAGAAGAAGATTGTGGAACTGATCGATCAATAGTCGTTGAGGCTGAAGATGGTAAATTTGGAGCAAGGCTTCTTGGTAGACTTACTGCTGAGGATATTGTGGATTCTGAAGAAAACTTAATTATTCCTCAAAACACTGCAATAGATCCTGCGTTGTCAGGAAAAATTGAGACAGCATCTATTACAAAGGTAAAAATAAGATCTCCATTAACATGTGAAGCGAATAGATCAGTATGTAGGAGATGTTACGGATGGGCTTTGGCTCATAATCATCTGGTTGACTTAGGTGAGGCAGTAGGAATTATTGCTGCTCAGTCCATTGGAGAGCCAGGGACTCAATTGACAATGAGAACCTTTCATACTGGAGGTGTATCAACTGCTGAAAGTGGCGTAGTAAGATCAAAGATTTCTGGGAGAGTGGAATTTAGTTCAAAAGCAAAGGTTAGAGGTTATAGAACTCCACATGGTGTAGAAGCTAAACAAGCGGAAGTTGATTTTATTTTAAAAATAGTTCCTAAAGGCAATAATTCTAATAAATCTCAAAAAATTGAAGTTTCTAGTGGATCGCTTTTATTCGTAGATGATGGTGAAGAAATTAATTCTGATATAACAGTTGCCCAGATCACAGTTGGAGCTGTGAAAAAGAGTGTTGAAAAAGCAACAAAGGATGTTATTTGTGATTTAGCTGGGCAAGTCATGTATGACAAGGTTATTCAACCAAAGGAGGTCACAGATAGGCAGGGAAATATTACTTTAAAGGCTCAAAGATTAGGCAGATTATGGGTTCTAGCTGGAGATGTTTATAACTTACCACCTAATGCAAGACCAGTTGTCTCTCCTGGAAACTCTGTAGAGGAAGGAACTGTTTTAGCAGAGGCCAGTCAATCAACTGAGTTTGGTGGACAAGTGCGACTAAGAGAATCAATAGGAGATTCAAGAGAAGTTCAGATTGTTACTACTTCGATGTCTTTAAGTAATTTTAAATTAATAGAAGAATCTACTCACTCAGGCCAAATATATAATTTGGAATCTAACGATGGAATCTCTTATCGTTTGAACGTTTCCCCCGGTAGTAAAATCAGTAATGGTGAGATCATTGCAGATTTAACTGATGAAAGGTTCCGTACAAAAACTGGTGGGTTAATAAAATATTCACCGGGATTAAGTGTAAAAAAAGCAAGATCATCTAAAAATGGTTTCGAAGTTAGTCAAGGGGGAACATTGCTTTGGATTCCCCAAGAGACACATGAAATAAACAAGGATATATCTCTTCTAATGATTGAAGATATGAAATGGATTGAAGCTGGAACAGAAGTTGTAAAAGATATTTTTAGTCAAACATCAGGAATTGTTACGGTTACTCAGAAAAATGATATTCTCCGTGAAATAACTGTAAGAAATGGAACTTTTCATGAGTGCGACGATGAAGAAGTTTTGAATAGATTTACAGAAGAAGGCAATCTAGTAAATCCAGGCGAAAAGATTTTGGATGGTATCGAAAATAAAGAAATTCTATTTGTTCAGAAATTAGAAACCTCCAAAGGTAGTGGTTTATTATTAAGAACCGTAGAAGAATTCACTATTCCTGATCAAGCAGAAATACCCCAATTAAATCATGTTAAGCAGGAAAAAGGACCACATCTAGGCTTAAAAGCTATCCAAAGGCTTACTTATAAAGACGGTGAATTGATAAAATCAGTTGAAGGAGTTGAATTGCTTAGAACACATTTAAGCATAGAAAGCTTTGATGCTACTCCACAAATGACTATTGATGTCGAGTCGATTGAAGATGAAAATGATGCATCAATAAATAGATTAAATTTAGTGATTTTAGAGTCTATTCTTGTAAGAAGAGATACTATATCCGACTCGAGTCATGGCTCAACACATACAGAATTGCAAGTCAGTAATAATCAAACCGTTAAAGCAGGAGATGTAATAGCTACTACTCAAATTCTTTGTAAAGAACAGGGATTGGTTCAATTGCCAACTGTAATTGATGATGAGCCGATAAGAAGGTTAATCGTTGAAAGAGAACAAGATAAAATTCAAATTAAGATTAGTAATAAAGCAGTTGTTAAAGTCGGTGATCGTGTAGTTGATGGTGATCTTATTACTGAATCTGAAAAATCTACTTCCTGCGGAGAAATCGAGGAGATTTCTAGTACTTCATTAACCTTAAGACTTGGAAGGCCTTATATGGTTTCTCCTGATTCAGTTTTACATGTTAAAGACGGAGATTTAGTTCTTAGGGGAGATGGTTTAGCTTTACTTGTTTTTGAGAGGCAAAAAACTGGAGATATTGTACAAGGATTGCCGCGAATTGAAGAGCTTTTAGAAGCTAGGAGACCCAGAGATGCGGCAATTTTATGTAACAAATCTGGAATTGTTCAGATTAAAAAAGGTAATGATGAAGAATCAGTTTCTTTATCGGTAATTGAAAAAGATGATTTAGTTAACGAATATCAACTATTAATTGGAAAAAATATAATGGTTAGTGATGGACAACAAGTTACAGGTGGAGAAATTTTAACTGATGGACCAATTAATCCTCATGAATTATTAGATTGTTACTTCAGCGATTTAAAAGATCAAAAACCTCTTTTAGATGCAGCTCGGGAATCTATCTCAAAACTACAAAGAAGTATGGTAAGTGAAGTTCAAAACGTATATAAATCACAAGGCGTTGCAATTGATGATAAGCATATTGAAGTTATTGTTAGACAGATGACAAGTAAAGTCCGCATAGAAGATGCTGGTGATACTACTCTCTTGCCTGGTGAACTTATAGAGTTGAGGCAAGTGGAAGATACAAACCAAGCAATGGCAATTACAGGAGGAGCTCCAGCAGAATTTACTCCTGTATTGTTGGGTATTACTAAAGCTTCTCTAAATACAGATAGCTTTATATCAGCTGCATCATTCCAAGAAACTACAAGGGTTCTTACTGAAGCAGCAATCGAAGGTAAATCTGATTGGTTAAGAGGTTTAAAAGAAAATGTTATTATCGGGAGATTAATACCAGCAGGTACTGGTTTTAGCGGATTTGTAGAGGAACTAGCCTCAGAGGCAGGCCCTCATCCCGATATCCTTGCAGAAGAATCTGGTGGATACAGAAGAGCACAGAACTTAAGGCCAGATTATACAGTTGATATGCCACAAACTCCTGCCGTAAGCTCTACGGCAATACTTGATGATCCTAGTGACGAAGATTTGGAGACTACGCGAAACCGACATGGAATCGATCCCTCTTCCAGTAATTTTGCTGCCTTTGCAAGACCTAGTGCCGAAAATCAATTTTCTGAAGATCAATTGCCAGATCCTGCTGCATTGGAGGGATTACAAGAGGAAGGACTTCTTTCTGATGAATAA
- a CDS encoding TatD family hydrolase translates to MSDIELIDSHCHLIFENFEKDLEDVVLRLRSRGVKKLVHACCELTEIPKLRKISHEFNEIYYSVGLHPLEAEKWELSSQSVLRRSAQEDRRVVAIGELGLDFFKNDNKTQQIDALIPQMELAYELELPVIIHCRDAANEMIEICNDLSKKGKCPQGVLHCWTGTQKEMMQFLDLGFYISFSGIVTFPKAHEIHECAKIVPNDKYLIETDSPFLAPVPHRGKRNEPAFVENVANFIADLRSKDLMTIAKESSKNAEDLFKFDLIS, encoded by the coding sequence ATGAGCGATATTGAACTCATAGATTCACACTGTCATTTGATATTTGAAAATTTTGAGAAAGATCTTGAAGATGTTGTTCTAAGATTGCGTTCAAGAGGTGTAAAAAAATTAGTTCATGCTTGTTGTGAATTAACAGAAATTCCTAAGTTGAGAAAAATATCCCATGAATTTAATGAAATTTACTATTCAGTTGGTTTGCATCCGCTAGAAGCAGAAAAATGGGAACTAAGTTCCCAATCTGTTTTAAGAAGATCAGCTCAAGAAGATAGAAGAGTTGTAGCTATTGGGGAATTAGGCTTGGATTTTTTTAAAAATGACAATAAAACTCAGCAAATTGATGCTCTTATTCCTCAAATGGAGTTAGCTTATGAACTTGAATTGCCTGTAATTATCCATTGTAGAGATGCTGCGAATGAAATGATCGAGATATGTAATGATCTCTCGAAAAAAGGAAAATGTCCACAAGGTGTCCTTCATTGTTGGACAGGAACCCAAAAAGAAATGATGCAATTCTTGGATCTTGGTTTTTATATCAGTTTTAGTGGAATAGTAACTTTCCCAAAAGCACATGAAATTCATGAGTGTGCCAAGATAGTTCCAAATGATAAATACTTAATTGAAACTGATTCACCCTTCTTAGCCCCTGTTCCCCACAGAGGTAAAAGAAATGAGCCCGCATTTGTTGAAAATGTTGCAAATTTTATTGCAGATTTAAGATCTAAAGATCTCATGACAATTGCCAAAGAATCATCTAAGAATGCTGAAGATTTGTTTAAATTTGACTTGATAAGTTGA